From a region of the Impatiens glandulifera chromosome 4, dImpGla2.1, whole genome shotgun sequence genome:
- the LOC124936208 gene encoding DNA annealing helicase and endonuclease ZRANB3-like isoform X2: MDGDAMTEEQRQRAESNRLAALAKRKTLEGATATRPTTTAATNSNQDVWKLFKCKKVNLQQCVTSSRTNDASSCNDQFQKPPQVPVPVDKFKARLEICSPDSFSITPAPLKGISYPGEAVCLERLRECLANVLLSHYTQLHGGGKACVYKLVEYDAVLRCLKSFKGIEIEEIPWGTFNVVERLSHTFVDGGWIPSRPEHFCDEKVDELLKNLPRKLLDSLLPFQLEGLRFGLRRGARCLIADEMGLGKTLQAIAIAACFMNEGPVLVVCPAILRLSWAEELERWLPFCLPSDIHLVFGRQNDPTRLERCPRVVVISYTMLHHLLSNILKLQWAFLIVDESHYVRSSKKLRETHEVKAVLDVSARINRIVLLSGTPSLSRPYDIFQQINMLWPGLLGKDKYEFAKTYCSAKLVQRGKGKMFKDFSNGVRLEELNVLLKQTVMIRRLKQHVLMQLPPKRRQLINLKLKNSDIVSAIEMVKNDKSSTDAAEGIPSEVSEDVDDGGGCCEYLKTLSKQVIGIAKLSGFRDWLCMHPSFAGSDDADMETNHSCQKMIIFGHHHKVLDGVQELVCEKGIGFIRIDGTTLPRDRQSAVHLFQSSREVKIAIIGIMAASFGIDLSSAENVVFLELPLSPSIMLQAEDRAHRRGQTKAVNIYIFCANDTSDLACWRSLNKSLNRVSSTVDGKYSSVRGIEVDRVTSIGISDLDKTINEGSEVENTTEGQNVKDCSSSHDDLFHNEGKQAIMISNHNGTLKSVQTEEGNGSIEKDLKDSGNSLKAENLRHDECCAVMDVDSNIRIPTESLRFEVSQYTRRIHIYTCHRGTDSRPKPLFESFCPEDLEVPPPPANNNKEKAIYKCIKDNPAYRSILSAFVKEWNNLTPIQRNKLLAKPLQLPLSFELYYLKEHQNHNSEGLLKVGSNRRTTPLDEINSGLPLNAVWKKVHLRSGHGKREKEYNQGWSVMDEPLCKFCQSPCQSEHAKTPEYFEDLFCKLACHEEYRMRTSNNFLRRELFQIEKGVCTFCQLNCHKLVKDIRPLSLENRLKYIMKVAPKLSEHKKLLDKLVHHPTEGNAWHADHTIAVYLGGGECNLENMRTLCVACHAEVTSAQCADRRTRKALAKKQIKAVMDNLKKGDGKRTDSISERQEKTIDDHLLVMVPGSAYSITTKNDDATIPLQKMMAPEMFAYFPAPPNKEDKSGDEDAVSLH; this comes from the exons ATGGATGGCGATGCGATGACAGAAGAACAGAGGCAGAGAGCCGAATCGAACCGCCTCGCTGCTCTAGCCAAGCGCAAGACACTGGAAGGAGCTACCGCCACCAGACCCACCACTACCGCCGCCACGAACTCGAATCAAGACGTATGGAAGCTATTCAAATGCAAGAAAGTTAATTTGCAGCAGTGTGTAACTTCCTCAAGAACCAATGATGCCTCCTCCTGTAATGACCAATTTCAGAAACCACCACAAGTCCCTGTTCCTGTTGATAAATTTAAAGCTAGGCTCGAAATATGCTCTCCTGATTCGTTCTCAATAACGCCTGCCCCCTTGAAGGGCATCTCCTATCCGGGTGAAGCTGTATGCCTTGAGAGACTGAGGGAATGCCTAGCAAAT gTTTTGCTGTCTCACTACACACAACTCCATGGTGGTGGCAAGGCTTGTGTTTACAAACTTGTGGAATATGACGCAGTTTTGAGATGTTTGAAGAGTTTTAAGGGAATTGAGATTGAAGAGATACCCTGGGGAACATTTAATGTTGTTGAAAGGCTATCTCATACTTTTGTTGATGGCGGTTGGATTCCAAGTAGGCCAGAACATTTTTGCGACGAGAAGGTTGACGAATTGCTTAAGAATCTTCCACGGAAACTGCTTGattctcttcttccttttcAACTTGAAGGACTTAGATTTGGGTTACGTAGAGGAGCTCGTTGTCTTATTGCAGATGAAATGGGCCTAGGGAAAACACTGCAG GCAATTGCAATTGCTGCATGTTTCATGAATGAAGGCCCTGTATTGGTTGTCTGCCCAGCTATTTTGCGATTATCATGGGCAGAGGAATTGGAGCGATGGCTTCCCTTCTGTTTGCCTTCAGACATCCATCTTG TTTTTGGCCGTCAAAATGATCCTACGCGCTTGGAAAGATGCCCCAGAGTTGTGGTTATTTCATACACAATGCTTCATCATTTGTTGAGCAATATCTTAAAGTTACAGTGGGCATTCTTGATAGTAGATGAATCACATTATGTACGAAGCTCAAAGAAGTTGAGAGAAACACACGAG GTAAAAGCTGTACTTGATGTGTCCGCAAGGATCAATCGAATAGTTCTGTTGTCCGGGACCCCTTCTCTGTCAAg GCCATATGACATTTTTCAACAGATAAACATGTTGTG GCCAGGTTTGCTGGGAAAGGACAAATATGAATTTGCAAAAACTTATTGTTCTGCCAAACTTGTTCAACGTGGCAAGGGGAAAATGTTTAAG gatttTTCTAACGGTGTTCGATTGGAGGAGTTAAATGTCTTGCTAAAGCAAACTGTTATG ATAAGACGCTTGAAGCAGCATGTACTGATGCAATTGCCACCAAAGCGTCGACAGCtcataaatttgaaattgaaaaattcaGATATTGTTTCGGCAATAGAGATGGTAAAGAATGATAAATCTTCTACAGATGCTGCAGAAGGCATTCCATCTGAGGTTTCTGAGGATGTTGATG ATGGTGGTGGGTGTTGTGAGTATTTGAAAACACTCTCCAAGCAGGTGATTGGAATTGCCAAACTGTCAGGATTTCGTGACTGGCTTTGCATGCATCCAAGTTTTGCTGGTTCAGATGACGCTGATATGGAAACTAACCATTCATGTCAAAAGATGATAATATTTGGTCATCATCACAAAGTTCTTGATGGTGTACAG GAGTTAGTATGTGAAAAGGGGATTGGATTCATCCGAATTGATGGAACTACTCTTCCCAGAGATCGACAATCAGCTGTGCATTTGTTTCAATCATCAAGAGAG gtAAAGATTGCTATCATTGGGATCATGGCTGCTAGTTTTGGAATTGATCTATCCTCAGCAGAAAATGTTGTGTTCCTAGAGTTGCCTTTGAGCCCATCTATCATGCTTCAG GCTGAAGATAGAGCTCATAGGCGAGGGCAAACCAAGGCAGTTAACATATATATCTTCTGTGCCAAT GACACTTCTGATCTGGCATGTTGGCGAAGCCTTAACAAGAGCTTGAATCGTGTTTCGTCCACCGTGGATGGAAAGTATAGTTCTGTAAGAGGAATTGAG GTTGACAGAGTTACGAGTATAGGGATATCAG ACCTTGACAAAACAATTAATGAAGGATCTGAAGTAGAAAATACAACTGAAGGACAAAATGTGAAGGACTGCAGTTCATCTCATGATGACTTGTTTCATAATGAG GGGAAACAGGCTATCATGATTTCCAATCACAATGGAACACTAAAATCAGTTCAAACTGAAGAAGGGAATGGATCCATTGAGAAGGATCTCAAGGACAGTGGTAACTCACTAAAG GCTGAAAATTTAAGACACGATGAATGTTGTGCAGTGATGGATGTTGATTCTAACATTCGTATCCCAACTGAATCTCTACGTTTTGAG GTGAGCCAGTATACTAGAAGAATCCACATATACACGTGCCATAGAGGAACTGATTCAAGGCCAAAACCTTTGTTTGAAAGTTTTTGTCCAGAGGATCTTGAGGTCCCACCTCCTCCTGCTAACAATAATAAGGAGAAAGCCATCTACAAATGCATCAAGGATAACCCAGCTTATAGGTCTATTCTTTCGGCATTTGTCAAAGAGTGGAATAATCTCACACCCATTCAACGAAACAAACTTCTTGCTAAGCCTCTACAGCTTCCTTTGTCCTTTGAGTTGTACTACTTGAAGGAACACCAAAATCATAATAGTGAG GGACTTCTGAAAGTAGGAAGCAATAGGCGTACAACACCTTTGGACGAGATAAACTCTGGATTGCCATTAAATGCTGTCTGGAAAAAGGTCCATCTGCGCAGTGGTCACggtaaaagagaaaaagaatacAATCAGGGTTGGAGTGTCATGGATGAGCCACTATGCAAATTTTGTCAATCACCTTGCCA GAGTGAACATGCCAAGACACCCGAGTATTTTGAGGATCTCTTCTGTAAGTTGGCTTGCCACGAAGAATATCGTATGCGAACAAGCAACAACTTTCTTAGACGG GAGCTTTTTCAAATTGAGAAAGGTGTTTGCACATTTTGCCAGCTGAACTGCCACAAACTTGTGAAAGACATAAGACCCTTGTCACTTGAAAACCGGCTGAAGTACATAATGAAGGTTGCGCCAAAATTGTCCGAGCATAAGAAATT GCTTGACAAGCTTGTTCATCATCCAACTGAAGGCAATGCATGGCATGCAGATCACACGATAGCTGTCTACCTTGGAGGAG GTGAATGTAATCTAGAGAATATGAGGACACTTTGTGTAGCTTGCCATGCTGAGGTCACATCCGCTCAATGTGCTGATCGACGCACAAGAAAGGCCTTGGCCAAGAAACAAATTAAAGCTGTCATGGATAACCTCAAAAAGGGAGACGGAAAACGAACAGATTCTATTTCTGAG AGGCAAGAAAAAACCATAGATGATCATCTCCTAGTTATGGTTCCTGGGAGCGCATATTCCATTACGACGAAGAATGATGATGCCACTATTCCATTACAAAAAATGATGGCACCTGAAATGTTTGCATATTTTCCTGCTCCTCCGAACAAAGAAGATAAAAGTGGAGATGAAGATGCGGTATCACTCCATTAA
- the LOC124936208 gene encoding DNA annealing helicase and endonuclease ZRANB3-like isoform X1 yields the protein MDGDAMTEEQRQRAESNRLAALAKRKTLEGATATRPTTTAATNSNQDVWKLFKCKKVNLQQCVTSSRTNDASSCNDQFQKPPQVPVPVDKFKARLEICSPDSFSITPAPLKGISYPGEAVCLERLRECLANVLLSHYTQLHGGGKACVYKLVEYDAVLRCLKSFKGIEIEEIPWGTFNVVERLSHTFVDGGWIPSRPEHFCDEKVDELLKNLPRKLLDSLLPFQLEGLRFGLRRGARCLIADEMGLGKTLQAIAIAACFMNEGPVLVVCPAILRLSWAEELERWLPFCLPSDIHLVFGRQNDPTRLERCPRVVVISYTMLHHLLSNILKLQWAFLIVDESHYVRSSKKLRETHEVKAVLDVSARINRIVLLSGTPSLSRPYDIFQQINMLWPGLLGKDKYEFAKTYCSAKLVQRGKGKMFKDFSNGVRLEELNVLLKQTVMIRRLKQHVLMQLPPKRRQLINLKLKNSDIVSAIEMVKNDKSSTDAAEGIPSEVSEDVDDGGGCCEYLKTLSKQVIGIAKLSGFRDWLCMHPSFAGSDDADMETNHSCQKMIIFGHHHKVLDGVQELVCEKGIGFIRIDGTTLPRDRQSAVHLFQSSREVKIAIIGIMAASFGIDLSSAENVVFLELPLSPSIMLQAEDRAHRRGQTKAVNIYIFCANDTSDLACWRSLNKSLNRVSSTVDGKYSSVRGIEVDRVTSIGISGETDGNSRNPNFKESRSIGTSGIESMVSSKSISDFNLCTDLDKTINEGSEVENTTEGQNVKDCSSSHDDLFHNEGKQAIMISNHNGTLKSVQTEEGNGSIEKDLKDSGNSLKAENLRHDECCAVMDVDSNIRIPTESLRFEVSQYTRRIHIYTCHRGTDSRPKPLFESFCPEDLEVPPPPANNNKEKAIYKCIKDNPAYRSILSAFVKEWNNLTPIQRNKLLAKPLQLPLSFELYYLKEHQNHNSEGLLKVGSNRRTTPLDEINSGLPLNAVWKKVHLRSGHGKREKEYNQGWSVMDEPLCKFCQSPCQSEHAKTPEYFEDLFCKLACHEEYRMRTSNNFLRRELFQIEKGVCTFCQLNCHKLVKDIRPLSLENRLKYIMKVAPKLSEHKKLLDKLVHHPTEGNAWHADHTIAVYLGGGECNLENMRTLCVACHAEVTSAQCADRRTRKALAKKQIKAVMDNLKKGDGKRTDSISERQEKTIDDHLLVMVPGSAYSITTKNDDATIPLQKMMAPEMFAYFPAPPNKEDKSGDEDAVSLH from the exons ATGGATGGCGATGCGATGACAGAAGAACAGAGGCAGAGAGCCGAATCGAACCGCCTCGCTGCTCTAGCCAAGCGCAAGACACTGGAAGGAGCTACCGCCACCAGACCCACCACTACCGCCGCCACGAACTCGAATCAAGACGTATGGAAGCTATTCAAATGCAAGAAAGTTAATTTGCAGCAGTGTGTAACTTCCTCAAGAACCAATGATGCCTCCTCCTGTAATGACCAATTTCAGAAACCACCACAAGTCCCTGTTCCTGTTGATAAATTTAAAGCTAGGCTCGAAATATGCTCTCCTGATTCGTTCTCAATAACGCCTGCCCCCTTGAAGGGCATCTCCTATCCGGGTGAAGCTGTATGCCTTGAGAGACTGAGGGAATGCCTAGCAAAT gTTTTGCTGTCTCACTACACACAACTCCATGGTGGTGGCAAGGCTTGTGTTTACAAACTTGTGGAATATGACGCAGTTTTGAGATGTTTGAAGAGTTTTAAGGGAATTGAGATTGAAGAGATACCCTGGGGAACATTTAATGTTGTTGAAAGGCTATCTCATACTTTTGTTGATGGCGGTTGGATTCCAAGTAGGCCAGAACATTTTTGCGACGAGAAGGTTGACGAATTGCTTAAGAATCTTCCACGGAAACTGCTTGattctcttcttccttttcAACTTGAAGGACTTAGATTTGGGTTACGTAGAGGAGCTCGTTGTCTTATTGCAGATGAAATGGGCCTAGGGAAAACACTGCAG GCAATTGCAATTGCTGCATGTTTCATGAATGAAGGCCCTGTATTGGTTGTCTGCCCAGCTATTTTGCGATTATCATGGGCAGAGGAATTGGAGCGATGGCTTCCCTTCTGTTTGCCTTCAGACATCCATCTTG TTTTTGGCCGTCAAAATGATCCTACGCGCTTGGAAAGATGCCCCAGAGTTGTGGTTATTTCATACACAATGCTTCATCATTTGTTGAGCAATATCTTAAAGTTACAGTGGGCATTCTTGATAGTAGATGAATCACATTATGTACGAAGCTCAAAGAAGTTGAGAGAAACACACGAG GTAAAAGCTGTACTTGATGTGTCCGCAAGGATCAATCGAATAGTTCTGTTGTCCGGGACCCCTTCTCTGTCAAg GCCATATGACATTTTTCAACAGATAAACATGTTGTG GCCAGGTTTGCTGGGAAAGGACAAATATGAATTTGCAAAAACTTATTGTTCTGCCAAACTTGTTCAACGTGGCAAGGGGAAAATGTTTAAG gatttTTCTAACGGTGTTCGATTGGAGGAGTTAAATGTCTTGCTAAAGCAAACTGTTATG ATAAGACGCTTGAAGCAGCATGTACTGATGCAATTGCCACCAAAGCGTCGACAGCtcataaatttgaaattgaaaaattcaGATATTGTTTCGGCAATAGAGATGGTAAAGAATGATAAATCTTCTACAGATGCTGCAGAAGGCATTCCATCTGAGGTTTCTGAGGATGTTGATG ATGGTGGTGGGTGTTGTGAGTATTTGAAAACACTCTCCAAGCAGGTGATTGGAATTGCCAAACTGTCAGGATTTCGTGACTGGCTTTGCATGCATCCAAGTTTTGCTGGTTCAGATGACGCTGATATGGAAACTAACCATTCATGTCAAAAGATGATAATATTTGGTCATCATCACAAAGTTCTTGATGGTGTACAG GAGTTAGTATGTGAAAAGGGGATTGGATTCATCCGAATTGATGGAACTACTCTTCCCAGAGATCGACAATCAGCTGTGCATTTGTTTCAATCATCAAGAGAG gtAAAGATTGCTATCATTGGGATCATGGCTGCTAGTTTTGGAATTGATCTATCCTCAGCAGAAAATGTTGTGTTCCTAGAGTTGCCTTTGAGCCCATCTATCATGCTTCAG GCTGAAGATAGAGCTCATAGGCGAGGGCAAACCAAGGCAGTTAACATATATATCTTCTGTGCCAAT GACACTTCTGATCTGGCATGTTGGCGAAGCCTTAACAAGAGCTTGAATCGTGTTTCGTCCACCGTGGATGGAAAGTATAGTTCTGTAAGAGGAATTGAG GTTGACAGAGTTACGAGTATAGGGATATCAGGTGAAACAGATGGAAATTCAAGAAATCCGAATTTTAAAGAATCAAGATCTATTGGAACATCCGGAATTGAATCAATGGTGTCTTCTAAATCGATCTCTGACTTTAATTTATGCACAGACCTTGACAAAACAATTAATGAAGGATCTGAAGTAGAAAATACAACTGAAGGACAAAATGTGAAGGACTGCAGTTCATCTCATGATGACTTGTTTCATAATGAG GGGAAACAGGCTATCATGATTTCCAATCACAATGGAACACTAAAATCAGTTCAAACTGAAGAAGGGAATGGATCCATTGAGAAGGATCTCAAGGACAGTGGTAACTCACTAAAG GCTGAAAATTTAAGACACGATGAATGTTGTGCAGTGATGGATGTTGATTCTAACATTCGTATCCCAACTGAATCTCTACGTTTTGAG GTGAGCCAGTATACTAGAAGAATCCACATATACACGTGCCATAGAGGAACTGATTCAAGGCCAAAACCTTTGTTTGAAAGTTTTTGTCCAGAGGATCTTGAGGTCCCACCTCCTCCTGCTAACAATAATAAGGAGAAAGCCATCTACAAATGCATCAAGGATAACCCAGCTTATAGGTCTATTCTTTCGGCATTTGTCAAAGAGTGGAATAATCTCACACCCATTCAACGAAACAAACTTCTTGCTAAGCCTCTACAGCTTCCTTTGTCCTTTGAGTTGTACTACTTGAAGGAACACCAAAATCATAATAGTGAG GGACTTCTGAAAGTAGGAAGCAATAGGCGTACAACACCTTTGGACGAGATAAACTCTGGATTGCCATTAAATGCTGTCTGGAAAAAGGTCCATCTGCGCAGTGGTCACggtaaaagagaaaaagaatacAATCAGGGTTGGAGTGTCATGGATGAGCCACTATGCAAATTTTGTCAATCACCTTGCCA GAGTGAACATGCCAAGACACCCGAGTATTTTGAGGATCTCTTCTGTAAGTTGGCTTGCCACGAAGAATATCGTATGCGAACAAGCAACAACTTTCTTAGACGG GAGCTTTTTCAAATTGAGAAAGGTGTTTGCACATTTTGCCAGCTGAACTGCCACAAACTTGTGAAAGACATAAGACCCTTGTCACTTGAAAACCGGCTGAAGTACATAATGAAGGTTGCGCCAAAATTGTCCGAGCATAAGAAATT GCTTGACAAGCTTGTTCATCATCCAACTGAAGGCAATGCATGGCATGCAGATCACACGATAGCTGTCTACCTTGGAGGAG GTGAATGTAATCTAGAGAATATGAGGACACTTTGTGTAGCTTGCCATGCTGAGGTCACATCCGCTCAATGTGCTGATCGACGCACAAGAAAGGCCTTGGCCAAGAAACAAATTAAAGCTGTCATGGATAACCTCAAAAAGGGAGACGGAAAACGAACAGATTCTATTTCTGAG AGGCAAGAAAAAACCATAGATGATCATCTCCTAGTTATGGTTCCTGGGAGCGCATATTCCATTACGACGAAGAATGATGATGCCACTATTCCATTACAAAAAATGATGGCACCTGAAATGTTTGCATATTTTCCTGCTCCTCCGAACAAAGAAGATAAAAGTGGAGATGAAGATGCGGTATCACTCCATTAA